A genomic stretch from Pirellulales bacterium includes:
- a CDS encoding DUF1592 domain-containing protein, with protein sequence MLVLLRHAVRVASAGLALVAVGTPATAMDDAGRQRFRQTVEPILADRCYDCHGHGASEAGVALDGGESGDPPLDDPQLWQRALRQLRAGLMPPDGDALEGAELAALERWIVRDALQFDPERPDPGRVTIRRLNRTEYRNTVRDLLGVDFNAADAFPPDDTGHGFDTLGEVLTTSPLLLEKYVEAAGDVVAAAAEQARRSQPVPPDDQPEADAPPPDPFVAWHAVDGAAYFADADLPADQRRNRAEQALTHFASRAFRRPVDDATVARLVALAEAQWSEGEQFAAGLTRAMTAVLASPRFLFRIEEIEPAPAGEHPLVDQFALASRLSYFLWSTMPDAALLELAAQGRLRAELPAQLERMLADGRSEQFYRNFVGQWLQTRDVESVPIDPAFVSLRDDPRFAEFDVKRNRFRQLRRRSERQDRLTKAERSELAALRKEMNDFRAKFGDQQFSYELRESMREETERHFEYVVVENRPLVELLDANYAFLNQGLARHYGLESLVEHLPTDGVRRIELPAGTPRGGVLTQGSLLTVTSNPDRTSPVKRGQFILENILGTPAAPPPANVPPLDSEAAGAGGRPLTVRESMELHRADPTCHSCHARMDPLGLALENFNAMGAWRDTERGEPIDSSATMASGERLAGAADLKRALAHGHRREFLVCLTEKLLTYGLGRGLEYHDVGTVDAIVDRIEAEGGTARALLTGVVQSAPFQRRRADVETTVAATPTP encoded by the coding sequence GTGTTGGTTCTGCTGCGACATGCCGTGCGGGTAGCGAGCGCAGGGCTGGCCCTGGTCGCCGTCGGGACGCCCGCGACGGCCATGGACGACGCGGGACGCCAGCGATTTCGCCAAACGGTCGAGCCGATCCTCGCCGACCGCTGCTACGACTGCCACGGCCACGGCGCCAGCGAAGCGGGCGTCGCGCTGGACGGCGGCGAGTCAGGCGATCCGCCGCTCGACGATCCGCAACTCTGGCAACGGGCCCTGCGGCAATTGCGCGCCGGGTTGATGCCCCCGGACGGCGACGCGCTGGAAGGCGCGGAGCTCGCCGCGCTCGAACGCTGGATCGTGCGCGACGCTCTGCAGTTCGATCCCGAGCGCCCCGACCCGGGACGAGTGACGATTCGCCGGCTCAATCGCACCGAGTACCGCAACACGGTGCGCGATCTGTTGGGGGTCGATTTCAACGCGGCCGACGCCTTCCCCCCCGACGACACGGGGCATGGGTTCGACACTCTGGGGGAAGTCCTCACGACGTCGCCGCTGTTGTTGGAGAAGTACGTCGAGGCCGCGGGGGACGTCGTCGCGGCGGCGGCGGAACAAGCCCGACGATCCCAGCCCGTCCCGCCGGACGATCAACCGGAAGCGGACGCGCCGCCCCCCGATCCGTTCGTCGCCTGGCACGCCGTCGACGGCGCCGCGTACTTCGCCGATGCCGACCTGCCGGCCGACCAGCGCCGCAATCGGGCCGAGCAAGCGCTGACCCATTTCGCATCGCGGGCGTTTCGACGACCCGTCGACGACGCGACCGTCGCACGGCTCGTCGCGTTGGCCGAGGCGCAGTGGTCCGAGGGCGAGCAGTTCGCCGCAGGGTTGACGCGCGCGATGACCGCGGTGCTCGCCTCCCCGCGATTCTTGTTTCGGATCGAAGAGATCGAGCCGGCGCCGGCGGGAGAACACCCGCTGGTCGACCAGTTCGCGCTCGCCTCGCGGCTGTCGTACTTCCTGTGGTCGACGATGCCCGACGCCGCGCTGTTGGAGCTGGCGGCCCAAGGCCGGCTGCGGGCCGAACTGCCGGCCCAGCTCGAACGGATGCTGGCCGACGGACGCAGCGAGCAGTTCTACCGCAACTTCGTCGGGCAATGGCTGCAAACCCGCGACGTCGAGTCGGTGCCGATCGATCCGGCGTTCGTTTCGCTGCGCGACGACCCGCGCTTCGCCGAGTTCGACGTCAAACGGAACCGCTTCCGCCAGTTGCGCCGCCGCAGCGAACGCCAGGACCGGCTGACCAAGGCCGAGCGGTCCGAACTCGCCGCGCTGCGCAAGGAGATGAACGACTTCCGCGCCAAATTCGGCGACCAGCAGTTCAGTTACGAACTGCGGGAGTCGATGCGCGAAGAGACCGAGCGGCATTTCGAGTACGTCGTCGTCGAGAATCGCCCGCTCGTGGAATTGCTCGACGCAAACTACGCCTTTCTCAATCAAGGGCTCGCCCGGCACTACGGCCTGGAGAGCCTCGTCGAGCATTTGCCGACCGACGGCGTCCGGCGGATCGAGTTGCCGGCCGGCACTCCCCGCGGGGGCGTGTTGACGCAAGGCTCGCTGCTGACGGTCACGTCGAACCCCGATCGCACCTCGCCGGTGAAACGGGGACAGTTCATCCTCGAAAACATCCTGGGGACCCCCGCCGCCCCGCCGCCGGCGAACGTCCCCCCGCTCGATTCCGAGGCCGCCGGCGCCGGCGGCCGGCCGCTCACGGTTCGCGAGTCGATGGAACTCCATCGCGCCGATCCGACGTGCCATTCCTGTCACGCCCGCATGGACCCGCTGGGGCTGGCCCTTGAAAACTTCAACGCGATGGGGGCTTGGCGCGACACCGAGCGGGGCGAGCCGATCGACTCCTCCGCGACCATGGCGTCGGGCGAACGACTCGCCGGGGCCGCCGATCTCAAGCGCGCACTCGCCCACGGCCATCGCCGCGAGTTCTTGGTCTGTCTCACCGAAAAGCTGTTGACCTACGGCCTGGGCCGCGGGTTGGAGTACCATGACGTGGGGACGGTCGACGCGATCGTCGACCGGATCGAGGCCGAAGGAGGCACGGCCCGGGCGCTGCTGACGGGGGTCGTCCAGTCGGCCCCGTTCCAACGTCGCCGCGCCGACGTCGAAACGACCGTGGCGGCGACGCCGACGCCTTGA